One Dioscorea cayenensis subsp. rotundata cultivar TDr96_F1 chromosome 15, TDr96_F1_v2_PseudoChromosome.rev07_lg8_w22 25.fasta, whole genome shotgun sequence genomic region harbors:
- the LOC120277052 gene encoding cytochrome P450 85A1-like yields the protein MVVFGGVLLLILGLVFSFLVISSAVLRWNELRYRKKGLPPGTMGWPLFGETTEFLKQGPNFLKNQRARYGSLFKSHILGCPTVVSMDPELNRFILMNEGKGLVPGYPQSMLDILGKCNIAAVDGPLHKTMRGAMLGLINPPMIRDHLLHKIDQFMRSHLTDWSNKIIDIQQKTKEMALLSALKQIASIETGSFAESLKIEIFKLVVGTLSLPINLPGTNYRRGLQARKKAVGMLRDLIQQRRESNCSQNDMLDCLLKNDGSTRSMLSDDQIIDLIIALVYSGYETVSTTSMMAVKYLLDHPKALEELRKEHFGIRNGKASEEGIGWNDYKSMRFTRAVILETLRVAAVVNGVLRKTTHDMEMKGFLIPKGWRIYVYTREINYDQYLYPEPATFNPWRWLDKNLDSHPYFLLFGGGSRLCPGKELGIAEIATFLHYFVTRYRWEDVGGNHIVKFPRVEAPNGLRIRVFDY from the exons ATGGTGGTTTTTGGAGgagttcttcttcttattcttggCCTTGTTTTTAGTTTCCTAGTGATTTCCAGTGCTGTGTTGAGATGGAATGAGTTAAGGTACAGGAAGAAAGGTCTACCTCCTGGAACTATGGGTTGGCCACTCTTTGGAGAAACCACTGAGTTTCTTAAACAAGGTCCTAACTTTTTAAAGAATCAGAGAGCCAG GTATGGAAGTTTGTTCAAGTCTCATATATTGGGGTGTCCTACAGTGGTGTCTATGGATCCAGAGTTGAATAGATTTATACTTATGAATGAAGGGAAAGGACTTGTTCCTGGGTACCCACAATCTATGCTTGATATTCTTGGTAAATGTAACATTGCTGCTGTTGATGGCCCTCTTCACAAAACCATGAGAGGTGCCATGCTTGGCCTTATCAATCCTCCCATGATTAGAGACCATTTGCTTCACAAGATTGATCAGTTCATGAGATCTCATCTCACTGACTGGTCTAACAAAATCATTGACATTCAACAGAAAACAAAAgag ATGGCATTGTTGTCAGCTCTGAAACAAATTGCAAGCATTGAAACTGGTTCATTTGCTGAATCTTTGAAGATAGAGATATTCAAGCTTGTTGTTGGGACACTGTCTTTGCCTATAAATCTCCCCGGAACTAATTATCGACGAGGTCTTCAGGCAAGAAAAAAAGCTGTGGGAATGTTGAGAGATCTTATTCAGCAGAGAAGGGAATCAAATTGTTCACAGAATGATATGCTTGATTGCTTGCTGAAAAATGATGGTAGCACAAGATCAATGCTTAGTGATGATCagattattgatttgattattgCTCTTGTTTATTCGGGCTATGAGACGGTCTCTACGACGTCGATGATGGCTGTTAAGTATCTCCTTGATCATCCTAAAGCTCTTGAAGAGCTCAGG AAAGAACATTTTGGTATCAGAAATGGGAAGGCATCTGAAGAAGGGATTGGTTGGAATGACTACAAGTCTATGAGATTCACTAGAGCT GTTATTCTTGAAACTCTGAGAGTTGCTGCAGTTGTCAATGGAGTTTTAAGAAAGACAACTCATGACATGGAAATGAAAG GATTTCTGATTCCAAAGGGTTGGAGAATTTATGTGTACACAAGAGAGATAAACTATGATCAATATTTGTATCCTGAACCAGCAACATTCAATCCATGGCGATGGCTG GATAAGAACCTGGATTCTCATCCATATTTTCTTCTGTTTGGGGGAGGCAGCAGACTTTGCCCAGGAAAAGAGTTGGGAATTGCAGAAATTGCAACATTTCTGCATTACTTTGTTACTAGATAcag ATGGGAAGACGTTGGAGGAAACCACATAGTGAAATTTCCAAGAGTGGAAGCACCCAATGGGCTCAGAATAAGAGTTTTTGATTACTGA
- the LOC120277051 gene encoding probable tRNA (guanine(26)-N(2))-dimethyltransferase 1, whose product MGEAEDKLKGYTVIKEGEAEILMHSSNAVFYNKAQVNNRDMSIAVLRTFISKRKEEHAASLNKKVKSVSKEHESTPSESAEEETSNAGDGKQNGEHHAHCMDEPEGTSKETVQVSSWKRHEELKAPKVLEALAASGLRALRYAREIDGIGQVVALDNDKVSIEACSKNIQFNGSIACSKVEAHLADARLYMLSHQKEFDAVDLDPYGSPSVFLDSAVQSVADGGLLMCTATDMAVLCGGNGEVCYSKYGSYPLKGKYCHEMALRILLACIESHANRYKRYIVPILSVQMDFYIRVFVRIYTSASAMKNTPLKLSYVYQCVGCDSFHLQSVGRTVTKNNSLKYAPGFGPIVPQECSDCGKKFNMGGPIWSAPIHDQEWVSSILANVKASKERYPAYERISAVLTTISEELPDVPLFVSLHNLCATLKCTSPSAVIFRSAVINAGYRISSSHVNPLGLKTDAPMDAIWDIMRCWVKNHPVKAQPPDQSGTVILSREPSLQANFARAVASLSKAQAKKVARFLPNPERHWGPKVKAGRQIKSKHASLLGPEQLNEHLKHIENRGTDEQINNDEDEQKAKRPKLSEDETTAMS is encoded by the exons ATGGGAGAGGCCGAGGATAAGCTCAAGGGGTATACTGTGATCAAGGAAGGGGAAGCTGAGATTCTCATGCATTCCAGTAACGCTGTGTTCTATAACAAGGCTCAG GTCAACAATAGGGATATGTCCATTGCTGTTTTAAGGACCTTTATTTCAAAGCGCAAAGAAGAACATGCAGCATCACTGAACAAAAAGGTGAAATCTGTATCAAAGGAGCATGAGAGCACGCCTTCAGAATCTGCAGAGGAGGAGACAAGCAATGCTGGAGATGGGAAACAGAACGGCGAGCACCATGCACATTGTATGGATGAACCTGAAGGCACTTCAAAAGAAACAGTGCAGGTGTCATCTTGGAAACGGCATGAAGAACTCAAGGCACCTAAAGTTCTTGAG GCCTTGGCAGCTTCTGGACTTCGAGCTCTCCGATATGCACGTGAAATAGATGGCATTGGTCAAGTTGTGGCTTTGGACAATGACAAAG TGTCTATTGAGGCTTGTAGTAAGAATATTCAATTCAATGGCTCTATTGCTTGCTCGAAGGTGGAAGCTCATCTTGCTGATGCCAGACTCTATATGCTTAGTCACCAAAAGGAATTTGATGCG GTTGATCTAGATCCTTATGGATCACCCTCTGTCTTTTTGGACTCAGCAGTGCAGTCTGTTGCTGATGGAGGCCTATTAATGTGCACAGCTACTGATATGGCAGTTCTTTGTGGGGGCAATGGAGAGGTCTGCTATTCAAA GTACGGTTCTTACCCTTTGAAGGGAAAATATTGCCATGAGATGGCTCTTAGAATCCTACTTGCCTGCATTGAG AGCCATGCAAACCGTTACAAGCGCTACATTGTTCCCATCCTTTCTGTACAGATGGATTTCTATATCCGTGTTTTTGTTCGCATTTACAC CTCTGCAAGTGCGATGAAGAACACACCTCTTAAACTCTCCTATGTGTACCAGTGTGTTGGTTGCGATTCATTTCATCTACAGAGTGTTGGAAGGACTGTGACTAAG AATAACAGCCTGAAATATGCACCGGGGTTTGGTCCAATTGTTCCACAAGAATGCAGTGATTGTGGAAAGAAATTTAATATGGGCGGGCCTATATGGTCTGCACCTATCCATGACCAAGAATGGGTATCATCTATCTTAGCAAATGTTAAAGCTTCAAAGGAAAGATATCCTGCTTATGAAAGGATTTCTGCTGTTCTCACAACAATTTCAGAG GAGCTTCCCGATGTCCCGCTTTTTGTCAGTCTGCATAACTTATGTGCCACTCTCAAATGTACCTCGCCTTCTGCAGTTATATTTAGATCTGCTGTGATTAATGCTGGGTACCGTATTTCAAGCAGCCATGTTAATCCACTAGGTCTGAAAACCGATGCTCCTATGGATGCCATTTGGGACATCATGCGATGCTGG GTAAAGAATCACCCGGTGAAAGCACAACCTCCAGATCAATCTGGGACTGTTATCCTTTCGAGAGAACCAAGTTTGCAA GCAAATTTTGCTCGCGCGGTTGCTTCTCTCAGCAAAGCGCAAGCAAAGAAGGTAGCGAGGTTCCTTCCGAATCCTGAGAGGCATTGGGGCCCGAAAGTGAAGGCCGGGAGGCAGATCAAGAGCAAGCATGCTTCTTTGTTAGGCCCTGAGCAACTCAACGAACATCTAAAACACATCGAGAACAGAGGGACTGATGAGCAAATCaacaatgatgaagatgaacaaaAAGCAAAGCGCCCAAAGCTCAGTGAGGATGAAACTACGGCCATGTCATGA
- the LOC120277054 gene encoding uncharacterized protein LOC120277054, translated as MQTLQTNHMPSTMSTTTTTTFSNNSGHRRMGSSELDVFEASRYFSGDMDSLPLGFGSWSTSTKKKNYNINKKKSLELIPTQHQQQEEALLIDHEKQNKLEKKRASSCKSLNSPTAKLANYLNSFLLQRSSKKKSINSKSNNKSMQSLKKVDDHDHDHHLNHHESISFRSYSDCNKSYSSCVFGTPISQAQAAGGIGERRTTRTISNHCIERRINGEYYIMKKVGDEVEVEDDGESDSSSDLFELRNMEDIGDGPNDLPVYGTTSFEVAIASAVLL; from the coding sequence ATGCAAACACTCCAAACAAATCACATGCCTTCAACTatgtccaccaccaccaccacaacctTCTCTAATAACTCCGGCCACCGCCGCATGGGCTCGAGCGAGCTCGACGTCTTTGAAGCTTCCCGTTACTTTTCCGGTGACATGGATAGCCTTCCTTTAGGCTTTGGCTCATGGAGTACCAGtacaaagaagaagaattacaacatcaacaagaagaagagcTTGGAATTAATCCCAacacaacatcaacaacaagaagaagcattGCTCATTGATCATGAGAAGCAAAACAAGTTAGAGAAGAAGAGAGCATCATCATGCAAGTCTCTAAACTCTCCTACTGCTAAACTTGCAAATTATCTCAACTCATtccttctccaaaggtcctcaaAAAAGAAATCCATCAATTCCAAGTCCAACAACAAAAGCATGCAATCACTTAAAAAAGttgatgatcatgatcatgatcatcatcttAATCACCATGAAAGCATTAGCTTTAGAAGTTACAGTGACTGCAATAAGTCATACTCAAGCTGTGTTTTTGGAACACCAATTAGTCAAGCACAAGCTGCAGGAGGAATAGGAGAGAGGAGGACAACAAGGACCATTTCCAACCACTGCATTGAAAGGAGGATTAATGgtgaatattatataatgaagAAGGTTGGAGATGAAGTAGAGGTTGAGGATGATGGGGAGAGTGATTCAAGCTCTGATTTGTTTGAGTTGAGGAACATGGAAGACATTGGAGATGGTCCCAATGACCTCCCTGTTTATGGGACCACTTCTTTTGAGGTTGCCATTGCTAGTGCTGTTCTTCTCTAA